One window of Streptomyces sp. NBC_00273 genomic DNA carries:
- a CDS encoding aldo/keto reductase has protein sequence MTSHTVAAAASGTWVLGDLTVNRIGFGAMRLTGSAAFHEGTHSDRGRAIAVLRRAVELGVDHIDTAAFYFSRLRSANELINSALAPYADDLVIATKVGPARDACGGWAESARPDQLRGQVEENLRQLGRDHLDVVNLRVMGQESVSEHFGALSELRDAGLVRHLGLSNARPEHLTQAEAIAPVVCVQNRFGIDAPDRAGMLRACAARGIAFVPFFSIAGEGAEAGAVRTEHDAVLAVARAHGASPAQVRLAWILGQGDHVLAIPGTGNPDHLADNVAAGALRLTPQELQLLDSIGRCAS, from the coding sequence ATGACGTCGCACACGGTTGCCGCGGCAGCTTCGGGCACATGGGTGCTCGGTGATCTCACGGTCAACCGGATCGGCTTCGGCGCCATGCGCCTGACCGGCAGCGCGGCCTTCCACGAGGGCACTCACAGCGACCGCGGCCGGGCGATCGCCGTACTGCGCCGGGCGGTCGAGCTCGGCGTGGACCACATCGACACCGCCGCGTTCTACTTCTCGCGGCTGCGCTCGGCCAATGAGCTGATCAACTCGGCACTGGCGCCCTACGCGGACGACCTCGTCATCGCCACCAAGGTCGGCCCCGCCCGGGACGCCTGCGGCGGGTGGGCCGAGTCGGCCCGGCCCGACCAGCTGCGCGGCCAGGTCGAGGAGAACCTGCGCCAACTCGGCCGGGACCACCTCGACGTGGTGAACCTCCGCGTCATGGGCCAAGAGTCCGTCAGCGAGCACTTCGGAGCCCTGTCCGAGCTGCGCGACGCCGGGCTGGTCCGCCACCTCGGCCTCTCCAACGCCCGCCCGGAGCACCTGACCCAGGCCGAGGCGATCGCACCGGTGGTGTGCGTCCAGAACCGCTTCGGAATCGACGCGCCCGACCGGGCCGGGATGCTCCGCGCCTGCGCGGCGCGCGGCATCGCCTTCGTGCCCTTCTTCTCCATCGCGGGAGAGGGGGCCGAGGCCGGCGCCGTCCGGACCGAGCACGACGCGGTCCTCGCCGTCGCCCGGGCGCACGGAGCATCACCGGCGCAGGTGAGGCTCGCCTGGATCCTGGGGCAGGGCGACCACGTTCTGGCCATCCCCGGGACGGGCAACCCGGACCACCTCGCCGACAACGTGGCGGCGGGGGCGCTCCGACTCACGCCGCAGGAGCTGCAGCTCCTCGATTCGATCGGCCGCTGCGCATCCTGA
- a CDS encoding lamin tail domain-containing protein, whose product MSASLATRRFVAAFLAAGALVGAAALPASADDHRRDRDHRAPHSSIVISDVQYGSGGRDRDRSDRALNREWVEVENTGRRSVNLRGFTLTDRQGNRYRFGDFRLDGGSSVRVHTGQGRDTRHDVYQDRRHQIWDERDTATLRDNRGNVLDTDSWNGRRHHRNG is encoded by the coding sequence ATGTCTGCTTCTCTCGCCACCCGCCGGTTCGTCGCCGCGTTCCTGGCCGCGGGCGCCCTCGTCGGCGCCGCCGCCCTCCCGGCCTCCGCCGACGACCACCGGCGCGACCGCGACCACCGGGCTCCGCACTCCTCGATCGTCATCAGCGACGTCCAGTACGGCAGCGGCGGCCGCGACCGCGACCGCTCCGACCGTGCGCTGAACCGGGAGTGGGTCGAGGTCGAGAACACCGGGCGCAGGAGCGTCAACCTGCGCGGCTTCACCCTCACCGACCGGCAGGGCAACCGCTACCGCTTCGGCGACTTCCGTCTGGACGGGGGGTCCAGCGTGCGGGTCCACACCGGCCAGGGTCGCGACACCCGCCACGACGTCTACCAGGACCGCCGCCACCAGATCTGGGACGAGCGCGACACCGCCACCCTGCGCGACAACCGTGGCAACGTCCTCGACACCGACTCCTGGAACGGCCGCCGGCACCACCGCAACGGCTGA
- a CDS encoding DUF6296 family protein: MVRDSRYELVFAAPDHAVPGGEESVLVHRTDRTGPGGHPIYADETGIVQAEISDQGDVRMIASGGHQEPASRVSVRAVPSV, encoded by the coding sequence ATGGTACGGGACAGCAGGTACGAACTGGTATTCGCCGCCCCTGACCATGCCGTACCGGGTGGCGAGGAATCGGTCCTCGTGCACCGCACCGATCGGACCGGCCCCGGCGGCCATCCGATCTACGCCGACGAGACCGGAATCGTGCAGGCGGAGATCAGCGACCAGGGCGACGTACGCATGATCGCGAGCGGCGGCCACCAGGAACCCGCATCGCGGGTGAGCGTGCGGGCCGTGCCGAGCGTGTGA